A window of Micromonospora sp. WMMC415 genomic DNA:
CCACCAGCTCAGGTTGAAGAAGAGCGCCTCACCGAGCAGGGTGCCCAGGTAGAGGGCGGCGGTCAGCCGCTGCTCGGCCACCTCGCCGCGCAGGTGATCCGAGAGCAGGTCGGCGGTGAACGGGATCGCGGCCACGAAGAGCAGCAGAAGCAGGTTGAACACCAGGAGCGTGTGGTCGACCCGCACCACGTACCGCCACATGTTGTGGTGGGCGAGCCAGATCTGGCCGGAGACCACGAAGGTGATCACGTACGCCAGGTAGGTCGGCCAGGCCTGGAAGAGCGCCTCGGAAAGCTGCCCCCCGTTCGCCCGGGCCGGGCCGTTCTGGAGCAGCTCCACAGCCATCACCGTCAGGACGACCGCGAAGACCCCGTCGCTGAACGACTCCACCCGGGAGCGGTCCCGCGCCATCTCGCCAGGCCGCAGCGTCCCTTCGGTTCCGGACCGCTTCCAAGGCACCACACCTGCATGGTCGCCCACCGGGGCGGACCAGGTGGATCAGCTGAGGGATTCGCCGGCCGGGGCGGGCGACTGCTCGTCGACGCGGTGGGCGCGGATCTTGTGGCCCACGCTGGTCAGGCAACGGCCGCTGGACAGGTCGAAGCGCCACCCGTGCAGCTGGCAGGTGAGCTGGTCGCCCTCGACGACGCCGAAGCGGCTCAGGTCGGCCTTCAGGTGCGGGCAGCGGCGCTGCACCACCCAGTCACCGATGGTGATGTCCTCCGCGTCGACGGCCCGCTCGTGCTCGTCGTACCAGCCCTCGGAGTACTGCAGCCGCTCCTCGGACAGGCACTTGAAGAACGAGTAGACGAACTCGTTGTACTGGCCGATGCGCGCCGCCGAGAACCGGCACGACAGGAAGAGCGAGTTGACCCAGTCCACCTCGCCGATGTGCAGCAGGTGCTCGATCAGCGCCCGCTCGGTGCGGAACCGGTAGCGCACCTTCTCGTCCGCGTACGGCCGCACCTGCTTGCCCGGGAAGTCCACCACGATCGACTCGACGCTCTCGCCGTCGTAGCCGACCAGGTCGAAGCGGACCGGACCGCCGACCCCCTTGGCGATGTAGATCGACTCGTCCAGCAGCGGCTCGATGCGGCGCTGCATCTCCTTGAGGACGTCGATCTCCGGGTGCCGCCAGGACGCCTTCTCCGCCTCGATGATCGGGCGCTTGCGCTCCCGCATCTCCTCCAGGTGGGCGACCTTGTTCGCGAAGAACTCCGCCACCGGCACCGGGTGGGTGGTCTCGCACGTCCCGGTGGTGATCTCGGCGACGCTGCCGGGCAGCAGGACGACGGCGTTGGTCCCGCCGACCTTCGCGTACTCGGCGAGGAAGACCGACTGGTCGGGGAAGATGTTGCCCTCGTCGCCGTGGATGTCGTTGAACTGCCACAGCGCGTCGTCGAGGAAGCACGGCGGGCCGGCGATCGGCAAGACGTGGTCGGCCTTCAGGTCGTCGATGTACCGCCAGGTGCGGTCGAACTGGCGGTCCCGCTTCTGCTTGCCGAACGCGGTCTTGGCGGCCTGCGGCAGCTCGTAGACCATCGGGTACCAGATCGCCCCCGAGAACTGGAGCATGTGCGCGTGCACGTGGCCCAGCTCGGCGAAGAGACTGAGGTCGGTCGGGCGGGCGTCGTTCTGGTTGAGCAGCCGGACCCCGTCGTACTCCACCCACAGCGACGAGTCGCCGATCGGGCCGTCGGTCGGGCTGGTCAGCGCCTGGATCATCACCTTGAGGCCGCCGTCCAGCTCGACGACCTCCTCGTTCGGCGCCTTCAGGAACTTCGTGAAGCCCAGCTCCCGCAGCTCGTCCTCCATCTCCGAGGTGGGGAAGGCGGGCAGCAGGACGGTGGCCTTCTTCGACACGTACCGCCTGAGGTGGGCGGCGTCGAAGTGGTCCCGGTGCAGGTGCGAGACGTACAGGTAGTCGACGTCACCCAGGGTGTCCCAGTCGAGTCGGGAGTTGTCGGGGAACGGGAACCACGAGGCGAAGTACGCCGGGTTGACCCACGGGTCGCACAGGATGCTGCCCGCGGGGGTGTCGATCCGCATGCTCGCGTGCCCGGTACCGGTCACTCGCACCGCAGGTCCCCCTAAGAACGACGAAAAGGTGTACGCGGAAACGCTACCGGAGCCGCTCCGACCGCCGCCCGCCGACGCCGGGAGTACTGCGACGAGGCACCTCGCGGCAGCTCAGGCGCCGGTCGGCTGCGCCCAGGAGCGCCGGTCGGGCGCGGCCGCACGCCAGCCGTCGAGCAGCCCGGGGATCTCGTCCGGCGGCGCGGCGAGGCTCACCCACTGCTCCCCTTGGTTCGGGTCGGCGGCGACGCTGCCCTCGCTGCAGCACGCGCAGATCGCCCGTACGCCGCTCGCCGGCTCGGCTCCGTAGTCACGCTCGGCGAAGACCGCCACCAGGGCGTGCACGTCGTCGACCGTGGCAGCCACGATGCGGACGCTGCTGGTGGGCAGCGGCGACTCCCGCCACAGCAGCAGCTCGCCGAAGACGGGGAAGGTTCAGGTGGCGGTCCTCGGCGTCCGGCATGGCCTGGTCCTCAGGTGGTCGGGCCCAGCGCCGGGCGCGGCACGGGGCGTGCCAGACTAACCGGAGATCCGATCGCGAGGGAAGGACCGACAGTGGCAGGAAGCGAGCCGGTAACGTCGCCGGACCAGCACAAGCCGGGGCACCGCAAGTCCGGGCGGATCGGCGCGGTGGTCGTCGCGCTGGCGCTGCTGG
This region includes:
- a CDS encoding TMEM175 family protein, which codes for MARDRSRVESFSDGVFAVVLTVMAVELLQNGPARANGGQLSEALFQAWPTYLAYVITFVVSGQIWLAHHNMWRYVVRVDHTLLVFNLLLLLFVAAIPFTADLLSDHLRGEVAEQRLTAALYLGTLLGEALFFNLSWWWASSRRLLHEDLDPRLARTLARRMRLRPLLFVFAFAVVFVDPILSLLLYLVIAGFFLVKDPGDDPRAATQPEKGSAA
- a CDS encoding Rieske 2Fe-2S domain-containing protein; amino-acid sequence: MRVTGTGHASMRIDTPAGSILCDPWVNPAYFASWFPFPDNSRLDWDTLGDVDYLYVSHLHRDHFDAAHLRRYVSKKATVLLPAFPTSEMEDELRELGFTKFLKAPNEEVVELDGGLKVMIQALTSPTDGPIGDSSLWVEYDGVRLLNQNDARPTDLSLFAELGHVHAHMLQFSGAIWYPMVYELPQAAKTAFGKQKRDRQFDRTWRYIDDLKADHVLPIAGPPCFLDDALWQFNDIHGDEGNIFPDQSVFLAEYAKVGGTNAVVLLPGSVAEITTGTCETTHPVPVAEFFANKVAHLEEMRERKRPIIEAEKASWRHPEIDVLKEMQRRIEPLLDESIYIAKGVGGPVRFDLVGYDGESVESIVVDFPGKQVRPYADEKVRYRFRTERALIEHLLHIGEVDWVNSLFLSCRFSAARIGQYNEFVYSFFKCLSEERLQYSEGWYDEHERAVDAEDITIGDWVVQRRCPHLKADLSRFGVVEGDQLTCQLHGWRFDLSSGRCLTSVGHKIRAHRVDEQSPAPAGESLS